A window of Vigna unguiculata cultivar IT97K-499-35 chromosome 4, ASM411807v1, whole genome shotgun sequence contains these coding sequences:
- the LOC114180272 gene encoding CASP-like protein N24: protein MATTKSEAPSQEKKGDRMKRHSEKTEEEEEELKPSKKKEQSHHRHNHNHHHSISKPPSAPTLQDSFNNSHSNHSFSDGDLQIVAASHSHESISDDAIKVVKEAVNKTVKSVPVMAVENVEEGARHHANNNGDEDGVSKKKVSKWYIVLLCLRIAAFVFCKIAFSVLASDRRKKVRKAPSKRWNESPPDTWYTFTVETPATTQLDSDELHWYDLEEFKYCLSVNVIGFVYSALQIFDLGKYFITKRHTMNPKLRAYLNFAMDQVMAYLVLSASSSAATTAHYWSKEVSDGDKFLEIAKASVALSFIAFVAFASTSIVSAFIFCRFN from the exons ATGGCCACAACCAAAAGTGAAGCTCCATCTCAAGAAAAGAAAGGTGACAGAATGAAAAGGCACTCAGAGaagacagaggaagaagaagaagaactaAAACCCTCAAAGAAGAAAGAACAAAGCCACCACcgccacaaccacaaccaccaccactcAATTTCAAAACCTCCTTCAGCTCCGACTCTTCAAGACTCCTTCAACAACTCCCACAGCAACCACTCTTTCAGCGACGGTGACCTTCAGATAGTGGCGGCGAGCCACTCTCATGAGTCCATCAGCGACGATGCCATCAAGGTTGTGAAGGAGGCAGTGAATAAAACTGTCAAGAGCGTGCCAGTGATGGCTGTGGAAAACGTTGAAGAAGGTGCACGTCATCATGCTAATAACAATGGTGACGAGGATGGAGTGTCGAAGAAGAAAGTGAGTAAGTGGTACATTGTTCTGCTGTGTCTCAGAATTGCTGCTTTTGTGTTCTGCAAGATAGCGTTCTCTGTGTTGGCTTCTGATAGAAGGAAAAAAGTGCGTAAAGCACCGTCGAAAAGATGGAACGAATCACCACCAGACACGTGGTATACTTTCACCGTTGAAACACCAGCAACGACTCAACTAGACTCTGATGAACTACATTGGTACGATCTTGAGGAATTCAA GTACTGCTTATCAGTGAATGTGATTGGATTTGTGTATTCTGCATTACAAATATTTGATCTGGGGAAGTACTTCATCACTAAACGACACACAATGAATCCCAAACTACGTGCTTACCTCAACTTTGCTATGGATCAG GTGATGGCATATCTTGTATTATCAGCATCATCTTCGGCTGCGACCACAGCACATTATTGGTCAAAGGAAGTTTCAGATGGAGACAAGTTCTTGGAAATTGCCAAGGCATCCGTTGCTTTATCCTTCATTGCGTTTGTGGCCTTTGCATCTACTTCTATTGTTTCAGCTTTCATCTTCTGCAGATTCAACTAG
- the LOC114181066 gene encoding senescence/dehydration-associated protein At4g35985, chloroplastic-like isoform X2 — MGFQELQKPKTPTQELVLQIPGCKVHLMGEGEALELAQGHFTIMRVMEQNVALATVIKVGGSFQWPLTKDEPVVKVDDLHYLFSLPVKDGGEPLSYGVTFPEQCYGIMRMLDSFLKDHCCFSWLERSNKSDLDWEDFAPRVKDYNHFLARAIAGGTGQIVKGIFMCSNAYTNQVQKIGEAILNSAAEKNNANMVRQSMNKRNDATKNSGMNENLKRVRELTNMTENLTKSLLDGVATMSGSVMTRVLKSQPGQAFLKMLPREVPLASLDSVKRVFEAAEAAEKQTFSATSKAATRMVSNRFGEEAGEATEHVLASAGHAVNTVRNVSVIRKAIIPATSSNAAGALKNFARKRKASL; from the exons ATGG GTTTTCAAGAGTTGCAGAAACCCAAAACTCCCACCCAAGAACTTGTGCTACAGATCCCAGGATGCAAAGTTCATCTGATGGGAGAAGGAGAAGCCCTTGAACTGGCTCAAGGGCACTTCACAATCATGAGGGTCATGGAGCAGAACGTGGCACTAGCAACAGTCATAAAAGTCGGAGGCAGTTTTCAGTGGCCCTTGACAAAGGACGAGCCAGTGGTGAAGGTGGATGATCTTCACTATCTCTTCTCTCTGCCTGTGAAAGACGGTGGTGAGCCTCTGAGCTATGGTGTGACCTTTCCGGAACAGTGTTATGGGATCATGAGGATGCTGGATTCTTTTCTGAAGGATCATTGTTGCTTTTCTTGGTTGGAAAGGAGCAATAAGAGTGACCTTGATTGGGAGGATTTTGCCCCAAGGGTTAAGGATTACAACCACTTTCTTGCCAGGGCCATTGCAGGAGGAACTGGTCAGATTGTTAAGGGTATCTTCATGTGCAGCAATGCTTACACCAACCAG GTCCAAAAAATAGGGGAAGCGATCCTGAATAGTGCTGCGGAAAAGAACAATGCTAACATGGTCAGACAAAGTATGAACAAGAGGAATGATGCCACAAAGAACAGTGGAATGAACGAAAACCTCAAACG TGTTAGAGAGCTGACAAACATGACAGAAAACTTAACCAAATCTTTGCTTGATGGTGTTGCAACAATGAGTGGATCAGTGATGACTCGTGTGCTTAAATCCCAACCAGGACAGGCATTCCTAAAGATGCTCCCTAGAGAGGTGCCATTGGCTTCCCTTGATTCAGTCA AAAGAGTTTTTGAAGCAGCTGAAGCTGCTGAAAAACAAACCTTTTCTGCCACCTCCAAAGCTGCAACCAGAATGGTTTCAAACCg GTTTGGGGAAGAAGCAGGAGAGGCTACTGAGCATGTGTTGGCAAGTGCAGGACATGCTGTTAACACTGTTAGGAATGTCTCTGTGATTCGGAAAGCCATCATTCCAGCCACTTCTTCAAATGCTGCTGGAGCACTCAAAAATTTTGCCAGGAAAAGAAAGGCTTCATTATAA
- the LOC114181066 gene encoding senescence/dehydration-associated protein At4g35985, chloroplastic-like isoform X1: MPHAGFQELQKPKTPTQELVLQIPGCKVHLMGEGEALELAQGHFTIMRVMEQNVALATVIKVGGSFQWPLTKDEPVVKVDDLHYLFSLPVKDGGEPLSYGVTFPEQCYGIMRMLDSFLKDHCCFSWLERSNKSDLDWEDFAPRVKDYNHFLARAIAGGTGQIVKGIFMCSNAYTNQVQKIGEAILNSAAEKNNANMVRQSMNKRNDATKNSGMNENLKRVRELTNMTENLTKSLLDGVATMSGSVMTRVLKSQPGQAFLKMLPREVPLASLDSVKRVFEAAEAAEKQTFSATSKAATRMVSNRFGEEAGEATEHVLASAGHAVNTVRNVSVIRKAIIPATSSNAAGALKNFARKRKASL, encoded by the exons ATGCCCCATGCGGGTTTTCAAGAGTTGCAGAAACCCAAAACTCCCACCCAAGAACTTGTGCTACAGATCCCAGGATGCAAAGTTCATCTGATGGGAGAAGGAGAAGCCCTTGAACTGGCTCAAGGGCACTTCACAATCATGAGGGTCATGGAGCAGAACGTGGCACTAGCAACAGTCATAAAAGTCGGAGGCAGTTTTCAGTGGCCCTTGACAAAGGACGAGCCAGTGGTGAAGGTGGATGATCTTCACTATCTCTTCTCTCTGCCTGTGAAAGACGGTGGTGAGCCTCTGAGCTATGGTGTGACCTTTCCGGAACAGTGTTATGGGATCATGAGGATGCTGGATTCTTTTCTGAAGGATCATTGTTGCTTTTCTTGGTTGGAAAGGAGCAATAAGAGTGACCTTGATTGGGAGGATTTTGCCCCAAGGGTTAAGGATTACAACCACTTTCTTGCCAGGGCCATTGCAGGAGGAACTGGTCAGATTGTTAAGGGTATCTTCATGTGCAGCAATGCTTACACCAACCAG GTCCAAAAAATAGGGGAAGCGATCCTGAATAGTGCTGCGGAAAAGAACAATGCTAACATGGTCAGACAAAGTATGAACAAGAGGAATGATGCCACAAAGAACAGTGGAATGAACGAAAACCTCAAACG TGTTAGAGAGCTGACAAACATGACAGAAAACTTAACCAAATCTTTGCTTGATGGTGTTGCAACAATGAGTGGATCAGTGATGACTCGTGTGCTTAAATCCCAACCAGGACAGGCATTCCTAAAGATGCTCCCTAGAGAGGTGCCATTGGCTTCCCTTGATTCAGTCA AAAGAGTTTTTGAAGCAGCTGAAGCTGCTGAAAAACAAACCTTTTCTGCCACCTCCAAAGCTGCAACCAGAATGGTTTCAAACCg GTTTGGGGAAGAAGCAGGAGAGGCTACTGAGCATGTGTTGGCAAGTGCAGGACATGCTGTTAACACTGTTAGGAATGTCTCTGTGATTCGGAAAGCCATCATTCCAGCCACTTCTTCAAATGCTGCTGGAGCACTCAAAAATTTTGCCAGGAAAAGAAAGGCTTCATTATAA
- the LOC114182354 gene encoding 2-methylene-furan-3-one reductase-like, producing MTSIPSHMKAWIYSEYGNIEEVLKFDPNVATPHLMENQVLIKVVAAAINPVDYKRALGDFKDIDSPLPTAPGYDVAGVVVSVGSEVKKFEVGDEVYGDINEITLDHPKSIGSLAEYTAVEEKVLAHKPSNLSFAEAASLPLAIITAYQGLERVEFSSGKSILVLGGAGGVGSLVIQIAKHVFGASKIAATASTGKLELLRNLGADLPIDYTKENFEELAEKFDVVYDAIGETERALKGLKEGGKVVTILAPATPPAIPFLLTSDGDLLQKLRPYLESGKVKAMLDPKSPFPFSETVEAFSYLKTNRATGKVVIYPIP from the exons ATGACAAGTATTCCATCTCACATGAAAGCTTGGATCTACTCTGAATATGGAAACATAGAAGAAGTTCTCAAGTTTGATCCTAATGTGGCCACACCACACCTCATGGAAAATCAAGTGCTCATCAAAGTTGTGGCTGCAGCCATTAATCCAGTAGATTATAAGAGAGCTCTTGGTGATTTCAAGGACATTGATTCTCCTTTACCA ACTGCACCAGGGTACGATGTTGCTGGTGTGGTGGTGAGTGTGGGAAGTGAAGTGAAGAAATTTGAGGTTGGAGATGAAGTTTATGGTGACATCAATGAGATTACTCTGGACCATCCAAAGAGTATTGGCTCTTTGGCTGAATATACTGCAGTTGAAGAGAAAGTATTGGCTCACAAACCCTCCAATTTGAGCTTTGCAGAAGCTGCATCCCTTCCTTTAGCCATAATCACTGCTTATCAAGGACTTGAAAGAGTTGAGTTTTCTTCTGGCAAATCTATTCTTGTTCTTGGAGGAGCTGGTGGAGTTGGATCCCTTGTTATTCAg ATCGCCAAACATGTGTTTGGTGCATCAAAGATAGCAGCTACTGCTAGTACTGGAAAACTGGAATTGTTGAGAAACTTGGGAGCAGACTTGCCTATAGACTACACAAAAGAGAACTTTGAAGAACTTGCAGAGAAGTTTGATGTGGTGTATGATGC CATAGGAGAAACTGAAAGGGCATTGAAGGGCCTTAAAGAAGGTGGTAAGGTTGTGACAATATTGGCACCTGCAACTCCACCAGCTATACCTTTCTTGCTGACTTCTGATGGAGATTTGTTGCAGAAACTGAGACCTTACTTGGAGAGTGGAAAGGTGAAGGCAATGTTGGATCCTAAGAGTCCTTTTCCATTTTCTGAGACAGTGGAAGCATTTTCATATTTGAAGACTAACAGAGCTACTGGGAAAGTGGTTATATATCCCATTCCATaa